The following are from one region of the Bradyrhizobium sediminis genome:
- a CDS encoding GNAT family N-acetyltransferase yields the protein MARAAGFRVEFASDWKQAASRWSDVSPPTPFQDSQWLDAWYRAFAGLDDVEPLLAMVSDAVTGERAALLPLVRRLQKGIRIVEFADLDLTDYNAPLLGPAAPRDAKAARAMWRDLKAALRRMPGGADLIRLRKMPLDLAGQPNPLALLDGAGSCSLNGNIVTTGDDYDAWRFQLGRTVRKELERSWRVFTRDPAAGFRIVADKDDALRILAVTEAQQGARMQQLGLNFILNNETCAAFYRNLINDGIGSGFTVVSALTSGDEVVATLLGVRVGPRYVMVRISNAGEKWSNCSPGRLIIERTMAALHGDGVREVDFSIGNYAYKRRFGVAPIALADLSAALSWRGLPYALRDRVARELRNYPRLTAIIKRALGKPPSH from the coding sequence ATGGCGCGCGCAGCTGGATTTCGCGTCGAATTCGCATCCGACTGGAAACAGGCCGCGTCGCGCTGGAGCGATGTCAGCCCGCCGACGCCGTTCCAGGACAGCCAGTGGCTCGATGCATGGTACCGGGCTTTTGCCGGGCTCGACGATGTCGAGCCGCTGCTGGCCATGGTCTCGGATGCCGTCACCGGCGAACGGGCCGCATTGCTGCCGCTCGTCCGCCGCCTGCAGAAGGGCATCCGGATCGTCGAGTTCGCCGATCTCGATCTCACCGACTACAACGCGCCGCTGCTTGGCCCAGCCGCCCCGCGCGACGCCAAGGCGGCGCGCGCGATGTGGCGCGACCTGAAAGCCGCGCTGCGGCGGATGCCTGGTGGCGCCGATCTCATTCGGCTGCGCAAGATGCCGCTCGATCTCGCGGGCCAGCCCAATCCACTGGCGTTGCTCGATGGCGCCGGCTCCTGTTCGCTGAACGGCAACATCGTCACGACCGGCGACGACTATGATGCCTGGCGTTTTCAGCTCGGGCGCACCGTGCGCAAGGAATTGGAGCGAAGCTGGCGGGTGTTCACGCGCGATCCCGCCGCCGGATTCAGGATCGTTGCCGACAAGGACGACGCCTTGCGGATTCTCGCCGTCACCGAGGCCCAGCAGGGCGCGCGGATGCAGCAGCTCGGGCTGAATTTCATCCTCAACAACGAGACCTGCGCCGCGTTCTACCGCAACCTGATCAATGACGGCATCGGCAGCGGCTTTACCGTGGTCTCGGCGCTGACGTCAGGCGACGAGGTGGTGGCGACGCTGCTCGGCGTTCGCGTCGGGCCGCGCTACGTGATGGTGCGCATCAGCAATGCCGGCGAGAAATGGTCGAACTGTTCGCCGGGCCGGCTGATCATCGAGCGCACCATGGCGGCGCTGCATGGGGACGGCGTCCGCGAGGTCGATTTCAGCATCGGCAATTACGCCTACAAGCGCCGCTTCGGCGTGGCGCCGATTGCACTGGCCGATCTGTCGGCCGCCCTGAGCTGGCGCGGATTGCCCTACGCTCTGCGCGACCGCGTCGCACGCGAGCTGCGCAACTATCCGCGGCTCACGGCCATTATCAAGCGCGCGCTCGGCAAACCGCCCTCGCACTAA